One segment of Candidatus Peregrinibacteria bacterium DNA contains the following:
- a CDS encoding tetratricopeptide repeat protein has translation MKKYSVSLLILGLLFSGCVSEKLPQKPEDMPDVQYEKYIELIKSTRQTIKETKDAFPTQAYLDMGLYSQILQDYAAAEDAYNAVLEVVPTNNLALNNLAVVKEEQGKDEEALLLYGRLIDAAPTSYEAMNDLVRLFKKTGRVQDGRKTLENFIKNFPQEKKNDAFLKFVSDMFISLNEK, from the coding sequence ATGAAAAAATATTCCGTCTCACTCCTTATTCTTGGTTTACTTTTTTCCGGTTGTGTTTCTGAAAAACTTCCTCAAAAGCCTGAAGACATGCCTGATGTGCAATATGAAAAATATATTGAACTCATTAAAAGCACACGCCAAACAATAAAAGAAACAAAAGATGCTTTTCCAACGCAGGCATATTTGGACATGGGGCTCTATTCACAGATTTTACAAGATTATGCCGCAGCAGAAGATGCATATAATGCTGTTCTCGAGGTTGTCCCCACGAACAACCTCGCCCTCAACAATCTTGCGGTGGTAAAAGAAGAGCAGGGGAAAGACGAGGAGGCGCTGCTCCTTTATGGCAGGCTCATTGATGCCGCTCCAACGAGCTATGAGGCAATGAACGATCTTGTTCGACTTTTCAAAAAAACTGGACGTGTGCAAGATGGAAGAAAAACGTTAGAAAATTTTATAAAGAACTTCCCTCAGGAGAAGAAAAACGATGCTTTCCTCAAGTTTGTTTCGGACATGTTTATTTCTCTTAATGAAAAATAA